One region of Vigna angularis cultivar LongXiaoDou No.4 chromosome 10, ASM1680809v1, whole genome shotgun sequence genomic DNA includes:
- the LOC128194298 gene encoding putative pentatricopeptide repeat-containing protein At5g08310, mitochondrial, producing the protein MAVAIQKLKIPSIFSVIAKLSYSRSPHNNLHYDSSVADNLVSVFTQQPNAAGPELNLFAPILTPPLVESVLTRLPTWKLALSFFQWASDQHQYGYRHNCYTYNTIASIFSRSRQTTHLKTVVKQLVESAPCSFTPGALGFLIRCLGEVGLAQEAHHLFDEMRVKGLCVPNVYCYNCLLEALSKAGEVDLVEARLEEMKGFGWEFDKFTLTPVVQAYCKARRFDQALRVYDGMKEKGLIDARVCSVLALSFSKWGDVDKAFELVERMDGQGMRLSEKTFCVLIHGFVKEDRVDRALQLFEKMCRVGFTPPVSLFDVLIGGLCKSNDAQRALSLLSEMKQFGVAPDIGIFTKLISAFPDRSVITKLLEEVLEDKEEKILVLIYNAVLTCYVNEGQVDEACRLLQMMIQSKFTDVQMDDFFKDKRLVFPNAASFSIVIDGLLTNGQLDLALSLFNDLKQFVGWPSVLIYNNLINGLCDYDRLDESRELLRDMKESEIEPTHFTYNSIYGCLCKRKDVVGAIDMLKVMRACGHEPWIKNSTLLVKELCDRGRAVEACDFLDSMVQLGFLPDIVSYSAAMGGLIKIQEVDRALNLLRDLCSRGHCPDVVAFNIVIRGLCKVNRVAEAEKLLDEIVVKGLCPSVVTYSLLIDSWCKSGSVDRAMSLLSKMSEEDREPNVVTYSTLVDGFCREERPDDALLVWKEMERKGCSPNRVAFMALIYGLCICKRPSAALHYLREMELKEMKPDSFIYIALLSAFLSDMDLASAFEIFKEMVYSGFFPESHDKSYPVVMDAIDKFSKDHRTSSGMKVLSEEGKLPTHCLINVGL; encoded by the coding sequence ATGGCCGTCGCAATCCAGAAACTCAAAATCCCTTCTATTTTCTCTGTAATCGCCAAACTCTCATATTCGAGATCACCCCATAACAATCTTCATTATGATTCTTCTGTGGCCGACAACCTCGTCTCCGTCTTCACCCAACAACCCAACGCCGCCGGGCCCGAACTCAACCTCTTCGCTCCCATCCTCACGCCTCCCCTTGTCGAGTCCGTTCTCACGCGCCTCCCCACTTGGAAACTCGCCCTCTCCTTCTTCCAGTGGGCCTCCGATCAACACCAGTATGGCTACCGCCATAATTGTTACACCTACAATACCATCGCCTCTATCTTCTCCCGCTCCCGCCAAACCACCCATCTCAAAACGGTCGTCAAACAGCTCGTGGAGTCCGCTCCTTGTTCCTTCACGCCCGGTGCCTTGGGCTTCCTCATTCGGTGTTTGGGCGAAGTGGGCCTTGCACAGGAGGCCCACCACCTGTTCGATGAAATGCGGGTGAAGGGTCTTTGTGTTCCCAATGTTTACTGCTACAACTGCTTGTTGGAGGCTCTGTCCAAGGCCGGGGAGGTTGATTTGGTGGAGGCTAGGTTGGAGGAGATGAAGGGGTTTGGATGGGAATTTGATAAGTTCACGCTGACGCCTGTCGTGCAAGCTTATTGCAAAGCTCGCAGGTTTGATCAGGCTCTGAGGGTTTATGATGGGATGAAGGAAAAGGGTTTGATTGATGCGCGTGTTTGCTCTGTGCTGGCATTGTCGTTTTCCAAGTGGGGGGATGTGGATAAAGCGTTTGAGTTGGTGGAGAGGATGGATGGACAGGGGATGAGGCTAAGTGAGAAGACTTTCTGTGTTTTGATTCATGGGTTTGTCAAGGAGGATCGGGTTGATAGGGCCCTTCAGTTGTTTGAGAAAATGTGTCGGGTTGGCTTCACTCCTCCTGTTTCATTATTTGATGTTCTCATTGGAGGACTGTGTAAGAGTAATGATGCTCAGAGAGCTCTGAGCTTGCTTTCGGAGATGAAGCAGTTTGGGGTTGCCCCAGATATTGGAATCTTTACGAAGTTGATATCGGCTTTTCCAGACAGAAGTGTGATTACCAAGTTGCTGGAAGAGGTTCTGGAAGATAAAGAGGAGAAAATTCTCGTTTTGATTTACAATGCTGTTTTGACTTGTTATGTTAATGAGGGACAGGTGGATGAAGCCTGCCGCCTTCTTCAGATGATGATTCAGAGCAAATTCACTGATGTCCAGATGGATGATTTCTTCAAGGACAAGAGATTGGTTTTCCCAAATGCCGCTTCCTTTAGCATCGTGATTGATGGCTTACTCACAAATGGTCAGTTGGACCTCGCTCTAAGTCTTTTCAATGACCTTAAACAATTTGTTGGTTGGCCAAGCGTTTTGATTTACAACAATCTGATCAATGGTCTCTGCGATTATGATAGATTGGACGAGAGCCGTGAGCTGTTGAGAGACATGAAAGAATCAGAAATTGAACCAACTCATTTCACTTACAACTCAATTTATGGATGCCTGTGTAAAAGAAAAGATGTCGTAGGAGCTATCGATATGTTGAAAGTGATGCGTGCTTGTGGGCATGAACCGTGGATAAAAAATTCCACCCTTCTTGTGAAAGAACTGTGTGATCGTGGCCGGGCTGTAGAAGCATGCGATTTTCTTGACAGCATGGTTCAGCTAGGTTTCCTTCCTGACATAGTTTCCTATTCTGCAGCAATGGGGGGTTTGATCAAGATTCAAGAAGTGGACCGAGCATTGAACTTGCTCAGGGATTTGTGTTCTCGTGGCCATTGTCCTGATGTGGTGGCTTTTAACATAGTGATCAGAGGGCTCTGCAAGGTCAACCGAGTTGCAGAAGCTGAAAAATTGTTGGATGAGATTGTTGTAAAGGGCCTCTGTCCCTCAGTTGTGACTTACAGTCTGCTTATAGATAGTTGGTGCAAAAGTGGTTCTGTTGATAGGGCGATGTCTCTTCTGTCGAAAATGTCTGAAGAAGACAGGGAGCCCAATGTCGTCACTTACTCAACTTTGGTGGATGGGTTTTGCAGAGAAGAAAGGCCTGATGATGCACTCTTGGTTTGGAAAGAGATGGAAAGAAAAGGTTGTTCTCCTAATCGAGTTGCTTTTATGGCACTTATTTATGGTCTTTGCATTTGCAAGAGGCCATCTGCTGCACTCCATTATTTACGCGAGATGGAACTGAAAGAAATGAAGCCCGACTCGTTCATTTATATTGCATTGCTCAGTGCTTTTCTGTCTGATATGGACTTGGCCTCTGCATTTGAGATTTTTAAGGAGATGGTTTATTCAGGATTTTTCCCAGAATCCCATGATAAAAGTTACCCCGTTGTGATGGATGCAATAGACAAATTTTCCAAGGATCACAGAACATCCTCTGGTATGAAAGTTTTAAGTGAAGAGGGCAAACTTCCTACGCATTGCTTGATAAACGTCGGATTATAA